The DNA sequence CACCCATATTAGGTTCTAGATAGGGTTTACTCTGTTGCTCACCCATACTAGGTTCTAGATAGGGTTTACTCTGTTGCTCACCCATACTAGGTTCTAGATAGGGTTTACACTGTTGCTCACCCATACTAGGTTCTAGATAGGGTTTACACTGTTGCTCACCCATACTAGGTTCTAGATAGGGTTTACACTGTTGCTCACCCATACTAGGTTCTAGATAGGGTTTACTCTGTTGCTCACCCATACTAGGTTCTAGATAGGGTTTACACTGTTGCTCATCCATACTAGGTTCTAGATAGGGTTTACACTGTTGCTCACCCATACTAAGTTCTAGATAGGGTTTACACTGTTGCTCACCCATACTAGATTCTAGATAGGGTTTACACTGTTGCTCACCCATACTAGGTTCTAGATAGGGTTTACACTGTTGCTCACCCGTACTAGGTTATAGATAGGGTTTACACTGTTGCTCACCCATACTAGGTTCTAGATAGGGTTTACTCTGTTACTCACCCATACTAGGTTCTAGATAGGGTTTACACTGTTGCTCACCCATACTAGGTTATAGATAGGGTTTACACTGTTGCTCACCCATACTAGGTTCTAGATAAGGTTTACACTGTTGCTCACCCATACTAGGTTATAGATAAGGTTTACACTGTTGCTCACCCATACTAGGTTATAGATAGGGTTTACACTGTTGCTCACCCATATTAGGTTCTAGATAGGGTTTACTCTGTTGCTCACCCATACTAGGTTCTAGATAGGGTTTACTCTGTTGCTCACCCATACTAGGTTCTAGATAGGGTTTACACTGTTGCTCACCCATACTAGGTTCTAGATAGGGTTTACACTGTTGCTCACCCATACTAGGTTCTAGATAGGGTTTACACTGTTGCTCACCCATACTAGGTTCTAGATAGGGTTTACTCTGTTGCTCACACATACTAGGTTCTAGATAGGGTTTACACTGTTGCTCATCCATACTAGGTTCTAGATAGGGTTTACACTGTTGCTCACCCATACTAAGTTCTAGATAGGGTTTACACTGTTGCTCACCCATACTAGATTCTAGATAGGGTTTACTCTGTTGCTCACCCATACTAGGTTCTAGATAGGGTTTACACTGTTGCTCATCCATACTAGGTTCTAGATAGGGTTTACACTGTTGCTCACCCATACTAAGTTCTAGATAGGGTTTACACTGTTGCTCACCCGTACTAGGTTATAGATAGGGTTTACACTGTTGCTCACCCATACTAGGTTCTAGATAGGGTTTACTCTGTTACTCACCCATACTAGGTTCTAGATAAGGTTTACACTGTTGCTCACCCATACTAGGTTCTAGATAGGGTTTACACTGTTGCTCACCCATACTAGGTTCTAGATAGGGTTTACACTGTTGCTCACCCATACTAGGTTCTAGATAGGGTTTACACTGTTGCTCACCCATACTAGGTTCTAGATAGGGTTTACTCTGTTGCTCACACATACTAGGTTCTAGATAGGGTTTACACTGTTGCTCATCCATACTAGGTTCTAGATAGGGTTTACACTGTTGCTCACCCATACTAAGTTCTAGATAGGGTTTACACTGTTGCTCACCCATACTAGATTCTAGATAGGGTTTACACTGTTGCTCACCCATACTAGGTTATAGATAGGGTTTACACTGTTGCTCACCCGTACTAGGTTATAGATAGGGTTTACACTGTTGCTCACCCATACTAGGTTCTAGATAGGGTTTACTCTGTTACTCACCCATACTAGGTTCTAGATAGGGTTTACACTGTTGCTCACCCATACTAGGTTCTAGATAGGGTTTACACTGTTGCTCACCCATACCAGGTTCTAGATAGGGTTTACACTATTGCTCACCCATACTAGGTTCTAGATAGGGTTTACTCTGTTGCTCACCCATACTAGGTTCTAGATAGGTTTTACTCTGTTGCTCACCCATACTAGGTTCTAGATAGGGTTTACACTGTTGCTCACCCATACTAGGTTATAGATAGGTTTTACATTGTTGCTCACCCATACTAGGTTCTAGATAGGGTTTACTCTGTTGCTCACCCATACTAGGTTCTAGATACGGTTTACTCTGTTGCTCACCCATAATAGGTTCTAGATAGGGTTTACACTGTTGCTCACCCATACTAGGTTATAGATAGGGTTTACACTGTTGCTCACCCATAATAGGTTCTAGATAGGGTTTACTCTATTACTCACCCATACTAGGTTCTAGATAGGGTTTACACTGTTGCTCACCCATACTAGGTTCTAGATAGGGTTTACTCTGTTACTCACCCATACTAGGTTCTAGGTAGGGTTTACTCTATTACTCACCCATACTAGGTTCTAGATAGGGTTTACACTGTTGCTCACCCATAATAGGTTCTAGATAGGGTTTACACTGTTGCTCACCCATACTAGGTTCTAGATAGGGTTTACTCTGTTGCTCACCCATACTAGGTTCTAGATAGTGTTTACTCTGTTGCTCACCCATAATAGGTTCTAAATAGGGTTTACTCTGTTGCTCACCCATAATAGGTTCTAAATAGGGTTTACTCTGATGCTCACCCATAATAGGTTCTAGATAGGGGTTACACTATTTCTCAGCCACAATAGGTTCTAGATAGGTTTTACTCTGTTGCTCACTCATACTAGGTTCTAGATAGGGTTTACACTGTTGCTCACCCATAATAGGTTCTAGATAGGGTTTACACTATTGCTCAACCATACTAGGTTCTAGATACGGTTTACTCTGTTGCTCACCCATACTAGGTTCTAGATAGTGTTTACTCTGTTGCTCACCCATAATAGGTTCTAGATAGGGTTTACTCTGTTGTTCACCCATACTAGGTTCTAGATACGGTTTACTCTGTTGCTCACCCATAATAGGTCTAGAAAGGGATTTATCAGATGAGTTTATCCAGGAATCTTTGCATGTCTGAATGTTTTCACAAATCATATCAATCTTTTCCTTGTGGTCTTCATTTACAGAAGACCTCACAATGTGTAAcatgggagtcgggaagcaagttcagggagtatatattttattaaacaaatgaacaaaacaagaaacatgaacaaCGCACAGAGAGGAAactgaaacagaaatagaacgaCCTGGGGAaggtgacatatatagggaaggtaatcgtGGAGGTGATGGAATCCAGGTGAGTGCCAGGTGAGACGCGCAGGTGCGcctaacgatggtgacaggtgtgtgccataacgagcagcctggtgacctagaggccggagagggagcacatgtaACAGTACCTCCTCCCCAACAcgcggctccagccgcaggacgccgaCCAAAATGAcaatcccggggatcaggagtgGACCGGTCACCTCCGCTGAGGCTCGGGAGCATGGCGACCTAGAGCGCCGGAGAAGGAGCACGTAGCAAGCGTAGCCATATCAGAAAATGACTGCCGTCTGAACACACAAATCTGATTCGACAACTTGTAAcgtgctgtttggacagtcagtagtccaaaaactgatttgagcattgAGACCTGCAGTGTGAAGCAAGGCTTTGGAGACATTCAAATGATGTAACTTGAATTGGAACTTAGTCCAACTggagtgtgtgtagagtgattTACAATGATCATGTAGCTATTTTAGAAACAAGAAAGACATATTGACGTATTACAGTCAGACGCAAACTGAGACTAACCTCCACATATTTGTTTATGCAATGAACTCAAATAGGGTAATATTCAGACACTGAGTTTATACTGCAAGTTTCTAATCCAAGGATGTAAATATTTTCAAAAGACGGGGTGTGAGGAACATCTAAAACAGATCACACGGTATTTGGTCCAAAGTTAACTTCCATTAAGGTCTTGTACTGTACAACTAAGACATGCAGCTTTATACAGACTTATCCCCCTATTGAAACAAGCTGGAATCCTGTGCTTTTCTACATGGAAAGAGAACAAACAGTGGAGTTGCTGGCAGTGTTGGCAGAGTGTTGCTAGTGGGAATAAAACCAATTTAATTAATGGTTACATCACCTTACAAACACTTTACACTTACCTGGGAGAATTAACTGCATTAGCCTGGCTATTAATACTACCTAGCAGGAAACAGTAAAGCCTTCTCAATATCACAGATTATAGCATCATATTTTCTTAAAATAGGAGCGTTtcattaattaaaaaaataattggaAATGTCCAAAAcggaaaaacaaaactgatttgagcattaaTTTAAGCCTGCAGTGTGAACGAGGCTTTAAAATGGAACAGATTTCATTAACTACCATGGTAACATAACCTTTACACTCACCTGGGAAAACTAACTCTTATGCACTGTCaagactttactttcattaatttGATGACTCTTATACATCTAATCAACTGCCAATGTTTAATTGTTTTCCGATTAAATTAATAAATTaataatgtaacaattaactcattaggaatttggggcaccatgagagcggttgtttaaagagttaccatctccccaattaaactctaaaggtctttacctatcacatccatAAAACAGACACCGTATTAATCATAACATTGTATCTTATCATCATTCTGAATAATTGTACCCTCCTTGCATCTACAAAAACCACAGCCTTACTTAAGATTCattactacacaaattggtttaattatttatttactagctaacaaAATGGTAACAAAATATCAACATACACACTTAACACATTAGAAACAGGTGGACGGACACAATATGGTGGCTTGTTAcataagagatggagagagagagagagggggggggggggggagtggggggagagagaaaacagagctAATTAGAAAGCTATTTTGCcctaaacagagggagagagagagagaggggggggggggggagagggagagagagagagaaagaactagAAAGTTGTtttgccctaaacagagagtacacagtggcagataacctgaccactgtgactgacccaaacttaagcaaaactttgactatgtacagactcagtgagaatagccttgctattgagaaaggctgccgtagagAGACGACAGGCTGTGTGCACACTGCCCAGAAAAAttggtggaaactgagctgtgtTTCCTAACCTCatgtcaaatgtatgaccatattagagacacatatttccgattttgataaacttcctctgcacaacagcagaacctgagacagagctgcatttcctgacaaaatgtaaaaaatgtaaaacaattagaatGTCGTTATTACTATTGTCcagttgacaattttgattctcattatTTTcatgtacattgttacatcatgccaataaagcaaattggagagagagagagagagacaattaggatctggctaaaaatacttgaatcagtcatagagcccattgccctttatggttgtgaggtctggggtccgctcaccaaccaagatttcacaaaatgggacaaacaccaaattgagactctgcatgcagaattctgcaaaaatatcctccgtgtacaacgtagaacaccaaataatgcatgcggagcagaattaggccgatacccactaattatcaaaatccagaaaagagccgttaaattctacaaccacctaaaaggaagtgattcccaaaccttccataacaaagccatcacctacagagagatgaacctggagaagagcaagctggtcttggggctctgttcacaaacacaaacagaccccacagagccccaggacagcagcacaattagacccaaccaaatcatgagaaaacaaaaagataattacttgacacattggaaagaattaacaaaaaaacagagcaaactagaatgctatttggccctaaacagagagtacacagtggcagaatacctgaccactgtgacagacccaaaattaaggaaagctttgactatgtacagactcagtgagcatagccttgctattgagaaaggccaccgtaggcagacatggctctcaagagaagacaggctatgtgctcactgcccacaaaatgaggtggaaactgagatgcacttcctaacctcctgcccaatgtatgaccatattagagagacatatttccctcagattacacagatccacaattttttttacaacaaatccaattttgataaactcccatatctactgtgaaattccacagtgtgccatcacagcagcaagatttgtgacctattgccacaagaaaagcgcaaccagtgaagaacaaacaccattgtgaaTACAACCCATACTTATCTgttttcccttgtgtacccttaaccatttgtacatcgttgcaacactgtatatatacgtaatatgacatttgtaatgtgtttattgttttgaaacttctgtttgtgtaatgtttactgttaatttttattgtttatttcacttttgtatattatctacctcacttgctttggcaatgttaacacatgtttcccatgccaataaagccccttgaattgaattgagagagagagagagagagagagagagagagagagagagagagagagagagagagagagagagacagtgagagagagagagagagacattgatagagatagtgagacagagagagagagaaagagagagagagagacagtaagagagacagagagagagagagacagagagagagagagagagagagagagagagagagagagagagagacacagtgagagagagagagagagagagagagagagagagagagagagagagagagagagagagagataatgatttGGTACTTTTAGAACCGCTCTCACAGTAATCATATTATTTGCATACAAACTGCCTCCCGtttggagtaagaaatcatgaatgcaTTAATGTGGAAATGCCTTGGTTTTTCATGTATTTATCCTAACCAGCCCTTCTTGGAAAGGGGGTTTGTTGTGCCTTTCCTCAGCATGCTTGTAAGCCTCTGATTGTCCTGAAGGCGTCCCCACCTATCTCACCGCTGCCGTCGCTCGGCATCTGGCGACCCGTGGTGTAGTCCAGAACAGAACTACAGAGCTCACTCTGCTTCCACTCGCTCTGGAAGATGACTCTTTGAAGATAAGCTGCCAGCCGTGTTGATGGTTCTCAGTGATGATGAGAGTGGTAGCATACGATAGTTTGAAGAGAGTAGTAGAATGGTCCCCCTTAAATTTGTTTTTCTATGTACTTTACTTAGGACAGCAaatcagccgtaccagtgattgttCAAGAGGTGACGTTATTGTCTCGTTGTTGTGCTGAGAGTTCAGAGTTCAAACCACTTTGGACGTGAGCTACAGCTCAACGCCTCTCtggtctgatatgttaattcttaacccACCGTTTTATACAGTTTATTCAAAAGGGGTGGTTGGTAAGGCTGACACACTCCCGGACCTCACTCGAAGGGCGGTGACTACTCACTTGTACAAAGTTATAGAAATAATTTCCTTTTATAGTTTCTAAGGtcacatccctctcttaacaaaaacactttcatAATTTTTTCATATTTCATGCACAACGTAGAAGATGGAGATTTTGTACATTTAGTGGGTATACTATTCAAGTTACAGTATTTACCTTAATTACATTTTTAaagacatcacaaaataacaactgAAATGACATAATTATTCATTAGATCGCCGCTGACCATTCTCCCGattctatgttagaaatattgttccagtgtTCACTGTAGAACGTGTTAGAGTTTCAGCTGGAAAACGTCTGTGAAACAAAGGCACATTCCTGTGTGAATctccttgatttacaacagggtgtGAGCTGTCAACCCGCCACCagttccctcctccccccctctgtAGAGAGGGTCTGGTTGAAGTCATCCATtcggatcctcacaggacagtcatgacagtaTGTAACGTACTGCATTAGCCTGCCTATTAACACTGCCCAGTAGGAAACAGCTTTCTCAATGCCACAAATTATGGCATCGTATTTTATTGAAATAGGAGCAATAGTATAAATTAAAAAATGAAAACGTGTTCAGTgtataatcctgaatgaatcatgaataatgatgagtgtcaaaagttacagacgcacaaatatcatacccccaagagatgctaacctctcaccaataccataacaggggaggttagattaTTTTGTggaggggtatgatatttgtgtgtctgtaactttctcagtcatcattattcacgattcattcaggattatctatGATCATGGTAGCGTCCACATTAATATTgtatttagaaacatattctatcgTTATTTACAaataaagtgactccaaaatgacagaaTACAATATTTACAATTCATTTCTATAATCACAAAATAAACAcatccaaaacaaacagcaaatgcatccaacaaatgtatAGAGTCACAAGCTTCATGTAGTGattgtgtgctatgaatatgagaccaaatacttaacatttgactactttaatacacgtATAAGGGAATTTGTCCCAAacctttggtcccctaaaatggggggaatATGTACCAAAAGTGCTataatttctaaacagttcacctGAAAATACTGTCAaaataaagctgacagtctgcactttaacctcagtcattgtatcattgCTGGAGTATAGAGGCAAAACAACAGTTAGAAAGTAGTTAGAAAGTACAGCTAGGTTTCTTCATTCTGTGGGCAGTGACCGCCCACATGTgctcctcttgagagccaggtctgcctacggcagtctttctcaatagcaaggctatgctcccCGAGTCTTCTGTAGGTTTCGGAATCACTTTCCTTTAGGTGGTTGTGGATTTTAACAGCACTCTTCTGGATGTTTATAATTAGTCGGCATAGTCCATATTCTGCTATGCATGCAttattttctccctccctctctcactctctctctccctctgttcaaACTCACCTCACTGCAGCCTTCAGCTGTCTGGTCAGGCTAGGCATCTGATTGGCTGAGGCCATGCTATGATGTCATCGCTGAATCTTATAAGGGCTCCGACTGACAGCCTGGGAGCGACATTAGCAGAAACACTGCATGGCAAGCTGActgtgtgggggagagagtgagacacagtaataagagagagagacagagacagagagagccagtgAAATAGTGAAATAGAGGgggggctgacagaataatgtgGGAAACTATACACTGAGGAACTACCCAAACCTGAAGAAGACTTTTATGACAACGTTTATGGGAGACCAGGACAGGGACTCCAACCTGTGGAGGTTTGTACATgtagtgtttgtttgtttgtttttgtctgcTGTTGTCATGGGAGTTATTTCCTTCAAGTTACCCATTGTTTTAGCCTGTTTAACATGTTCTTAGCACCTCACGCTATTTCTCACTCacttgctttttctctctctctctctctctctctctctctctctctctctctctctctctctctctctctcgctctctctctcgctctctcgctctctctcactttctcactctctcacactcattcactcactgcCTCTGTTTTCTTCCTAACCTCGCTCTGTCTTTCGCTCTCTCGATGTGCATTCGCtcacttgctttctctctctctctctctctctctctctctctctcgctctctctctcgctctctctcactttctcactctctcacactctcattcACTCACTGCCTCTGTgttcttcctcatctctctctgtctttcgctcTCTTGATGTGCATTCGCtcacttgctttctctctctctctctctctctctctctctctctctctctctctctctctctctatatttctctctctctctcctctctctctctctctctctctctctctttctctcttctctctctctctctctctctctctctctctctctctctctctctctctctctctccttctctctttctctctctccatctcctaccTCTAGACCATGGGCAGCCCCACCCCCCCTGTGCCTTCCCTCAACGTCACCGAGTCAGCCAACACTTCATGGGCTGGGGCGGCTGGCGGGGAGCCAGGTTACAGCGAGGTGGAAATGGTCCTCCTAGGCATGTTGATGTCACTGCTGGTCGTAGGCATCGTGTTCGGCAACATCCTGGTCATCATAGCCATCTACCGGTTCCAGAGACTGCAGAACATCACCAACTGCTTCATCACCTCTCTGGCCTGTGCCGACCTGGTCATGGGTCTCATCGTGGTGCCGTTCGGAGCCTGCTACATCATCTTCAACACCTGGCACTTTGGCAGCTTCTGGTGTGAGTTCTGGACCGCCACTGACGTGTTGTGCGTGACGGCCAGCATCGAGACGCTCTGCGTGATAGCGCTGGACCGTTACCTGGCCATAACCTCTCCGTTCCGCTACCAGTCTCTGCTGACCAAGTGTAAGGCACGCGTGGTGGTCCTGCTGGTGTGGGTGATCGCTGGACTCATCTCCTTCTTACCCATCCACATGAAGTGGTGGATCAGTGACGACGCGGAGGCGAAGGCCTGCATCCAGAACAGCAACTGCTGTGACTTCAACACCAACACAGCCTACGCCATCACCTCCTCCATCATCTCCTTCTACATCCCCTTAGTCGTCATGGTGTTTGTCTACAGCCGCGTGTTCCAGGAGGCCAAGCAGCAACTACGCAAGATTGACCGCAGCGAGGGGCGCTTCCACgcccataacaacaacatggcaggaggaggaggaggaggaggaggaggggtggagagtaaCAACGAGAGCCGAGGAGTTGGAGGAGGCTTCAGGAAGACCAAGTTCTGCCTGCGGGAACACAAGGCCCTGAAGACCCTCGGGATCATCATGGGGATCTTCACACTGTGCTGGCTACCCTTCTTCGTCCTCAACGTGGTGGTAGCCATCTGGAAGGTAGGGGACATCGGACTCGCCTTCAGGATACTCAACTGGATAGGTTACGCCAACTCCGCATTCAACCCCTTGATCTACTGCAGGAGCCCTGAGTTCAGGTATGCATTCAAGGAGATCCTGTGCATCAAGAAGGTCCGGTTCCCCAACATAGGGCCTACTAATGGATACGTGTACAGCGGACACAGCTGGCAGAGTGAGCAGCAGGGAGCTCGGAGTAAAGGGAGCtcggaggacagggaggacagtgACCCAGCTGCAGACGGGTGCTCGGGGCGGGGAGAGGCCGGTGGGTGTGGAGCTGCAGACGGAACGGACCCGAACGGGAACTGCAGTAAAGGGTTAACGACTGTACTTTAACCCCTCATATTTGATCTctggaacagacagacatattTCATTGCCATCGGCCATTGTCACTTCACCAAGTCACTGAGATAAgactggatggatggatagagtgtGAATGGTGAGTGGATAACATGGATGGGACTTGTTAGATTCAGGTCAGGAGAGGAATTTGGTTATTTTTTACCAGTAGGTTTGATAAGTAGATCACTATGTTTTGATATGTTCATTTAGAGAGAGATCATGTAGATTGTTCCATCTACCTCACCGTGTCAATTGAGATATCTTTATTTTCTTATCATGTTTTATCTATTTCTGTCACATTGATTCACTAAACACAGAAACCAGGCTGGCTCATAACTCCTTAGAGGGTGGACAACACAACACTTGTGATGGGTtcgattcccgctggggccactCATAAGTGGAATGAATGAACAtttgataaaagtgtctgctgaatggcatatattagagagagagagagagagagagagagagagagagagagagagagagagagagagagagagagagagacacacacacacctttactccTGAGAGACATGGACCATGCtccatttgtttttacattaaCCATTTTCTTGAGTTTCACACAAGATACAACATTTTTTCAACATCAGCGGAATTCATGCAGATAAAAACACAGCGCagaaaattacaaaaaaaaacacagccaacATCTTTAGAGAACAGAGTTCTGTTCTGCTCATAATTCCTCTGGCTTCGTGAGATACGAGAATGACCCAGGGGAATGGTGACAGGTGTGGTagaacccgtctctctctcccctgccgaAACCTCCCTTCTCAAAACCTCACTCCTCAAAACCTCACTCCTCAAAACCTCACTCCTCAAAATATCGCTTCTCAAAACCTCACTCCTCAAACCTCCCTTCTCAAAATCTCTCTTCTCAAAACCTCCCTTCTCAAAATCTCTCTTCTCAAAACCTCCCTTCTCAAAACCTCCCTTTTCAAAGTCTCACTCCTCAAAGACTCCCTTCTCAAAATCTCTCTTCTCAAAACCTCCCTTCTCAAAACCTCCCTTTTCAAAGTCTCACTCCTCAAAGCCTCCCTTCTCAAAACCTCACTCCTCAAAACCTCCCTTCTCAGTCTCCCTTCTCAAAACCTCCCTTCTCAAACATGCTGGCAGTATTCTCTTCAGAAGACATTGCTTCCTTCTCTCCACATTAATATTTATTGCTAGTTAATTAAGGAGGAGTTTTCAGATATTATCTGAGGTTTTACATTCGTAGAATATTTACAATACCTTTGATGTATAGAGTTGGGGAAACGAACACTTGCCTCAGGGTGCCTGTTGAGAAACAGAATTGTCTTGTGCTGTGCGATTCCTTTTGATAAGTTAATGATATGAGTCACAAATATGgttattgtttgttgttgttgcaaaatAGTGGTCGTAAGTTGTGACTTTAGTGACTTCAATAACTTTTCAAAGCCTGTGTGATTTTGGCACCACAGTCTTGAGGTTGGAGTACCTCTAGGCATCACCATATGCCTTATCTCTGGTGTACAATATATCTTTATGTAAGGGGTTGGACACACAAGGCTTTTGCATTCATTGACATGATGATAATCGCTGCTGAGCCACACTGTCCCTAGCCTTATTAATCTGACCCCAGTGTCACAGCAGCCCTTCCGTCACCTCTCGTCAACTATCTGCTCTATCTTTACCCTTCTTCACAGAAGACAATTTCCTCTCCCAGGTCTCCCGGTGTTGCTAGCAGAAGTCAGTGGTTAGTCTGT is a window from the Oncorhynchus clarkii lewisi isolate Uvic-CL-2024 chromosome 14, UVic_Ocla_1.0, whole genome shotgun sequence genome containing:
- the LOC139366495 gene encoding beta-2 adrenergic receptor-like, giving the protein MGSPTPPVPSLNVTESANTSWAGAAGGEPGYSEVEMVLLGMLMSLLVVGIVFGNILVIIAIYRFQRLQNITNCFITSLACADLVMGLIVVPFGACYIIFNTWHFGSFWCEFWTATDVLCVTASIETLCVIALDRYLAITSPFRYQSLLTKCKARVVVLLVWVIAGLISFLPIHMKWWISDDAEAKACIQNSNCCDFNTNTAYAITSSIISFYIPLVVMVFVYSRVFQEAKQQLRKIDRSEGRFHAHNNNMAGGGGGGGGGVESNNESRGVGGGFRKTKFCLREHKALKTLGIIMGIFTLCWLPFFVLNVVVAIWKVGDIGLAFRILNWIGYANSAFNPLIYCRSPEFRYAFKEILCIKKVRFPNIGPTNGYVYSGHSWQSEQQGARSKGSSEDREDSDPAADGCSGRGEAGGCGAADGTDPNGNCSKGLTTVL